The DNA segment ATATCCATGAAGCGGGCCGGGGCCCGGGGCCCAGGGCCCGGGCCTGGGGTGCAGAGCGGGAACAGGTAACCGACATGCGCACGAACCCGCCTGGATCCCCGGCCCCGGCCCAGGGCCCCGGGCCCCGGCCCGCCTAACTCACGTCGACTCCCCCACTGACATCGATCTCTGCAACTTCCGAGCGCTCGCGCGTCGGCTGCTTCAGGACGAAATCGGGGTCGCCGTAGTACAGGTAGTTGGTCCAGTCGCGCGAGCCCGCGTCGCGCACGGCCTTGCGGCCGCGCTGGATCGCGTCGTTCATGGTCGCACCCTGCAACAGCGCGTCATACAGCACACTCGCGAAGGTGCTTGCCGCGATGTCGCCCACCGGCCAGTACGTTCCGATGAAGCTGGCCAGCCCGCCACGCAGGAAGGCCTCTGCCATGCTGGCTGCCGCCTGAACGCGACGCAGCCGCTCGGCGTTGCTCTCGATGCGCGTGGTGCTGCTGCCCGTGTCGCGCGCGTCGCGGCGGCTGCGCAGGCGGGCGGACTCGCACGCATTGAAGAACATCAGCGTCGGCAGTCGGCCGATCGTGGCGAGGTCTGCGCCCGAGAGGACCGTGTCGTCCGCGCACAGGATGCCGCTGCGCACGGGCTGCGCCTCGTCGAACTGTGCGTGCCCTGCGTAGTGCACGGCGTCGTACTTGCCGGACCCGAACGCGTCCAGCAGCGCAGGCCGGGTGGCCTCGCCCTGGTACAGCAGGTCGATCTGGACCCACGCGCGTCCCGCGAACATCTGCTGCACTGCGCGTCCTTCCTCGCGCGCGCCCTGGAGATCGCGAGTCGGGTCGACGACGAGCAGCATGTTCAGGACGTCGTCGTGGATGCGTTCCTCGAGCCACTTGGCGACGGACAGGTTCTCCGCAGCGTACAGGTGGCTCAGTCCCGCACCCGCCGCGGGCATGAAGGCGCTGCTGCCTGCGCCGATGCTCAGTGTTTCCCATGGCACGCGCGCCAGAAACGAGTCGTGCACGACGACGAGGTGGTTGCTCGAGAACTGCGGCAGCACCTGCGCGATCTCCGGAGCAAGCACCAGGTCGGCCATCTCCGCACCGGCCGTCGCGAAGTCCGGTGTCTCGTCGTCGACCAGTGCGCCGCGCACGCGCTCGAAGTCGGTGACCTTCACCTCGCATGTGCCGGTGACGATCGTCGCCTTGCGGCCGGCAGTGAGCAACGACGAGCGCACCGTGAACTCCTTGTCGCCGCTGCGCTCGCGGCGCACGATCAGGTAGACGGGTTGTGTGCGCGGCAGTGCGCGGGGGCGGCGCGTATCCGCGGCAACCATGGGCGCGGGAAGCATCACCTCGTCGAACGTAATCTCGACGTCCTCGGTGAGCACCGTGCTGGACAGGCGGAACAGCTCTTCCTTGAGTTGCGTGTAGCGGGCGGGATCGTTCTCGCACAGCACGATGCGGCGGAACTGGTGGTCGCGATCCGCGTCGCGCAGCCCGCGCAGGAAGCCGATGAGCAGGTTCCGCAGCCCGCTGGCGGGCGATGCGCCCGACCCACCGCCGAACAGCACCGTGGAGAATTCCTCGACACGCGCGCGCACGAACGTGCGCATCAGGTTCTCCGCAGCGACCTGCAGCGCCTGGTCCGTGAAGCGGTCGAAGGAGCCGAGCCCCACGAACGAGATGATCTCGGCGCTCAACGGGTGTCGTCCCGTCGGCAGCATGAAGATCTCGCCGACTTCGCCGTTGAACATGCGCCGCCGGGTCATCTCGCCGATCGCGCCGTCGAGCCGTGCGTCGAGCGCGCTGGCCGCACCCGCGGGCGCGACGTCCTGGAAGATGCCGAGCGCGATCGCCCGCGTATCGGCCTCCGTGATGCTGCCGAGCGCGAAACGCAGATCGAGGCGGTGCTGTTTCCTGCGACCGACGATCACCTGCTCGAAGCGGTGTGCGTAGCCGGAGGCGATCGCGGGTGCGGCGGCATCGATGCCGGGTGCGACGGCGAGCACCGTGCTCTCGTCGCGCGCATCGGGTGCGGCAAAGTCGTCGATGATGTTGCGCAGCTCACTGCGCGGCACCGTCGCACCGCGCTCCACGCTGAACGGCGGGATCGCCCGCAGCGCGGACTCGCTCACTACGATCGGCGCGGCGCGTGTCGGCGTCCACGTAGTCGGCAGCTGTGACGTCTCGCCGCGCGCCAGGATGTCCGCAACGGCGGCAGCGACGATCCGGTTGTTCGCCAGGCTACCGTGCTTCTCGACCACGTACCACGTGCGCACCGCGCCGGGGAGCAGCGCGAGGTCGAGCGGCACGGTGCCGTCGCCGTCACGCGTGATGATGTACTCGAACTCGCTGCCGTCGCCATTCGGCCGCATGCTGGTGACGGTCTCCTGGTCGACGCCCGCGATCATGTACACGTTCTCGCCCCCGTCGGCGAGGGCAGCGCGGACTGCCGCAACCTGTTCGAGCAGCGGTCTGCGCGGGCGCAGCCGGTCGTCGGGCCAGCTGCCGGGATCGTACAGGTCGACGTCCGCCCACTTCTCCGGAGCGGGCAGCATCTGCGTCAGGCCGGGGAACGTGTTGAACACCTCGCTCGCCAGCTCCTCCGCGCTGTTGCCGAAGTCGAGCCAGCCGGCCTTGCGTACCGCGTCGTTGGTCGCGCGCAGTGCGGCGACGGGCGCGAACGAGCCGAAGTTCGGCGTGCCGAGCATGATGAGTCGCCGCATCGGTGTGCCCGCGCCGAGGGCGGCACGTGCGACCAGGCCGCCCATGCTGTGCGCCACGATCGACACGCGACCGTGACCGTCCGGGTCGTCCTGCCTGATGCGTTGAGCGAGCTGTGCACCCAGCTCATCGATGCTCTGGCGCCAGTCGAACGGAAAGAAGTCGGCATCGTAGCCGGCGGAGCGCAGCCGCAGCTTCAGCTTCAGGTACGAAAAGAGGATGACACCCAGCGGCCGGATCGCGCGGCTCTGCGCGTTGGTCGGCGGCAGTGCGAGCTGCCGCAGCCGACCCGCGATCACGTCGATCGGGTCGATCCACACCACGTCGTCGAACCAGCCGGCGCGCTCGCGGCCGAGCTTGGAGCCCATGATGCCGGGCAGGATGAGGACGCGCGGCCCGCCGCGTACGCTGCGCGCCGCCGCCTGGCGCGCGAGCTGGCGCAACTCCTCGTACTCGTCGCGCCCGAAGTAGTCCTCCAGCAGACCGGCGTGCTCGCCCGTCTGCAGCGCGATCTCGACCTGCTCGTCGCTCAGCTCCCACTCCGAGTGGCGGAGCTGGTCCTGCTCTGCCGGCTGTGCTGCAGACGTGCGCCGGGCTCGCTTTGCTGGACGCCTGGATGCCATGAGCAGCTCCGGGAAGGGTTGGCGATGCGGCGCGGGCCCGCCGGCCGGCGGGCCCGTGAAGGTCTGCTAGCGCAGCGTCTCGAACGTGCCGGCCTCGCGGTTCTTGCGCACGTTGTCCCACGGGAACCAGCGACCGCTCATCGCGACGTAGACTCCTTCCGGCAGCACCTGCACGAAGGAGAGCGCGCTGCCGAGGTTGAACAGCCCGTCGGAGCTGCCGAACGCGTAGGGCACCATTGCGCCGGTGAGCACGATCGTCTTGCCGCTCATGCCTTTCGCGAGTGCACGCGCCGTGTCCACCATGGTGTCCGTGCCGTGCGTGACGACCACGTGTGATTCCTCGCAGTCGCGGCAGGCCGCGACGATGCGCTGCCGGTCGGCCTCCGTCATGTCCAGGCTGTCCATCATCATCAGCGTCTCGATCGACACGTCCAGCCTGGAGCGCCCGAGCTGCAGCATCTCGGGCAGATGCGTCTGCTTGAAATAGAGCGTTCCGCGCAGCTCGTCGTATTCCTTGTCGAACGTGCCGCCCGTCACGAAAATGCGGATGGCCGGCGGTTCACCGGCAGGATGCTCGTGCCTCATTCCGTTCCCTGTGATCACCCCTCGGGGACGGGCGCAGGCGCACGTTCGTCGGATTCCAGCGTCAGCCCGACCAGCTCGACGTAGCCGCCACCCGTCACCTCGTGCGCGACCAGCCGCGCATTGCCGATCTCAACGGTCGCCCCGGCCCGGAGTCTCTCGCGAGGGAGCCGCTGGCGGAAGAGGTCCGCGATCGTGAGATCGGGCTTCACGTCGATCTCGAGATCGTAGAGCTCCCGCAGGTCGCGGATCCTGGTGTCACCGTGCAACGGGAACTCGCCCGGCGCCAGCTCCGTGTCCTGCGACTCGGGCACTGCCGCGAAAATCCGATTGACGGCGGGCCGCAGCATCGAGCGCATCACGACGAACACGTGGTCGCCCGCACGCAGGATGGTGCTGCCGCTCGGTGGAATGATCTCCTCCCCGCGCGCGACCATCGCGACGACCACGCCCTGGGGCATGCCTAGCTCCATGATCGTGCGGCCGACCGCCGCCGACCTGTCGGTCAGCGTGAAGTCGACGATGTCGCCGTTGACGTGCTTGAGCGACGTGATCTCGAGGCTGACCGGTGGTGTCGCCGCGAAGGGCAGCTCCAACCCGAGACGACGGGCAAAGGGCGCGAGGGTCATGCCCTGCGTCAGAGCGGACAGCAGCACCACGAAGAAGACGACGTCGAAGATCAGCTCAGCGCCCGGAACTCCCAGCATGAGCGGAAACGTGGCGAGCGTGATCGGTACCGCCCCCTTGAGACCGACCCAGGAGATCATCGCCAGCTCCCGCCGGTCGTAGCCGAACGGCGTGGCAGTGAGCAGCACCGCGATCGGCCGTGCGACCAGCATCAGCACGAGCGCGATCAGCAGTCCGTCCCACCACACCGCGAGCAGTCGGCTGGGAAAGCTGAGCAGCCCCAGCACCACGAACATGACGATCTGGCTGAGCCAGGCGCCCGCGTCGTGGAAGAACAGGATCCCGCGCTGGAAGACGATCCGGCTGTTGCCGATGACGACGCCTGCAATGAACACGGCCAGGAAGCCGCTGCCGCCGAGCGCCGCCGCAATACCGAAGCAGATCAGCCCGCTCGCCGTGATGATCAGCGGATACATCCCCGCCGCTTCCAGGTTGATGCGGTTCACGATCGCGACCGCGCCCCTGCCGACGAGAACGCCAACGATGGCGCCGACCACCATCTGCTGCAGGAAGAACCCGACCAGCCCCAGCCCCAGCTCGGTCGTGCCGAGCAGCACCTCGATGATCCCGACCGTGAGGAAGATCGCCATCGGGTCGTTGGAGGCGCTCTCGATCTCCAGGGTGTTGGCCAGCCGCTCGCGCAGCCGCACCCCACTGGAGCGGAGCACGGAGAACACGGCGGCGGCATCCGTGGACCCGACGATCGAGCCGAGCAGCATGCCCAGCAGGATCGGGATGTCGAGAATCCAGGCGGCGGCCGCACCGGTGACGACCGCCGTTATCAGAACACCGAGCGTCGCCAGCGAGAACGCCGGCTTCCATGTCGTCCGCACCGCGTCCAGCGACGTGCGCAGGCCGCCGTCGAAGAGGATCACGGCCAGCGCGATGGTACCGATGCCGTGCGCGAGCACGTAATTGTCGAAGGCGATCCCGCCAATGCCCTCGGACCCGGCAATCATGCCGACGACGAGGAACAGCACCAGGACCGGCAGCCCGAAGCGCGCGGAGAACTTGCTCGAGCCGATGCCGATCAGCAGGAGCAGTCCGGCAACCAGGATCAGACGGTCGACAGCAAACATTCAGGTCCGGATAAATTGTTGCGGCTCAAAGGGCTGCGTCGCCGGTCAGGGACGGTCGCAGCCCATGCTTGCAGGAAGATGCGCGGCAGGTGTCCGGCGGAAAAGTATGCGCGGTGCAGGGTGGCGGTCCAGTATCGTCTACCCGCCCGCCACGCACGCGCTGCCCGGACGGTGGTCCTCTAGGGCCTGCGGGTCCGCAGCGTGCGCAACGCACCCTCCCACCGCACCATCTCGTCCAGCATCACGGCGGCGGCCTTCTCCTGCACGGGCCCCGGCTCGAAGAGACCCGACTCCGCATCGATCTTTTCCGTGAAGAACGGGATCGCGACCGCCTCGAAGATCGGCACGAGCTTCAGCGTCGTCGCGATCTGCTTGGTCATCTGCACGCCGCGCGTGCCGGCAGACACACCACCATAGCTGCAGAAGCCGAGCGGCTTGTACGCCCACTCGTGCACCAGGTACTGCAGTGCGTTCGCGAGCGGGGCCGGGATGCCGTAATCGTACTCCGGCGTCACGAAAACGAATGCGTCTGCGCGCTCGACGCTGCGGCTCCACGCCTTCGTGTGCTCGTGCTCGTAGTGCCGCAGCCGCGGATGACGCGGCTCGTCGAACATCGGCAGCTTCACTTCGGCAAGATCGACGCGCTCCACCAGGAACGCGCCGTGCTTCTCCGCTTCACCGATGAACCAGTCGGCGACGAGCTCTCCCTTGCGTTCCTCGCGCACGCTCGCGATCACCACCTGGAGCAGCGGGCGCTGCTCCCCCTCCACGGATTCCTGCATCAGCGAAAATTCCCCTCCGGTGTGTCCGTCGCGTCTCGAAAGCGCGTTCCGACCGGG comes from the Longimicrobiales bacterium genome and includes:
- a CDS encoding CHAT domain-containing protein, whose protein sequence is MASRRPAKRARRTSAAQPAEQDQLRHSEWELSDEQVEIALQTGEHAGLLEDYFGRDEYEELRQLARQAAARSVRGGPRVLILPGIMGSKLGRERAGWFDDVVWIDPIDVIAGRLRQLALPPTNAQSRAIRPLGVILFSYLKLKLRLRSAGYDADFFPFDWRQSIDELGAQLAQRIRQDDPDGHGRVSIVAHSMGGLVARAALGAGTPMRRLIMLGTPNFGSFAPVAALRATNDAVRKAGWLDFGNSAEELASEVFNTFPGLTQMLPAPEKWADVDLYDPGSWPDDRLRPRRPLLEQVAAVRAALADGGENVYMIAGVDQETVTSMRPNGDGSEFEYIITRDGDGTVPLDLALLPGAVRTWYVVEKHGSLANNRIVAAAVADILARGETSQLPTTWTPTRAAPIVVSESALRAIPPFSVERGATVPRSELRNIIDDFAAPDARDESTVLAVAPGIDAAAPAIASGYAHRFEQVIVGRRKQHRLDLRFALGSITEADTRAIALGIFQDVAPAGAASALDARLDGAIGEMTRRRMFNGEVGEIFMLPTGRHPLSAEIISFVGLGSFDRFTDQALQVAAENLMRTFVRARVEEFSTVLFGGGSGASPASGLRNLLIGFLRGLRDADRDHQFRRIVLCENDPARYTQLKEELFRLSSTVLTEDVEITFDEVMLPAPMVAADTRRPRALPRTQPVYLIVRRERSGDKEFTVRSSLLTAGRKATIVTGTCEVKVTDFERVRGALVDDETPDFATAGAEMADLVLAPEIAQVLPQFSSNHLVVVHDSFLARVPWETLSIGAGSSAFMPAAGAGLSHLYAAENLSVAKWLEERIHDDVLNMLLVVDPTRDLQGAREEGRAVQQMFAGRAWVQIDLLYQGEATRPALLDAFGSGKYDAVHYAGHAQFDEAQPVRSGILCADDTVLSGADLATIGRLPTLMFFNACESARLRSRRDARDTGSSTTRIESNAERLRRVQAAASMAEAFLRGGLASFIGTYWPVGDIAASTFASVLYDALLQGATMNDAIQRGRKAVRDAGSRDWTNYLYYGDPDFVLKQPTRERSEVAEIDVSGGVDVS
- a CDS encoding asparaginase domain-containing protein; amino-acid sequence: MRHEHPAGEPPAIRIFVTGGTFDKEYDELRGTLYFKQTHLPEMLQLGRSRLDVSIETLMMMDSLDMTEADRQRIVAACRDCEESHVVVTHGTDTMVDTARALAKGMSGKTIVLTGAMVPYAFGSSDGLFNLGSALSFVQVLPEGVYVAMSGRWFPWDNVRKNREAGTFETLR
- a CDS encoding potassium/proton antiporter, with product MFAVDRLILVAGLLLLIGIGSSKFSARFGLPVLVLFLVVGMIAGSEGIGGIAFDNYVLAHGIGTIALAVILFDGGLRTSLDAVRTTWKPAFSLATLGVLITAVVTGAAAAWILDIPILLGMLLGSIVGSTDAAAVFSVLRSSGVRLRERLANTLEIESASNDPMAIFLTVGIIEVLLGTTELGLGLVGFFLQQMVVGAIVGVLVGRGAVAIVNRINLEAAGMYPLIITASGLICFGIAAALGGSGFLAVFIAGVVIGNSRIVFQRGILFFHDAGAWLSQIVMFVVLGLLSFPSRLLAVWWDGLLIALVLMLVARPIAVLLTATPFGYDRRELAMISWVGLKGAVPITLATFPLMLGVPGAELIFDVVFFVVLLSALTQGMTLAPFARRLGLELPFAATPPVSLEITSLKHVNGDIVDFTLTDRSAAVGRTIMELGMPQGVVVAMVARGEEIIPPSGSTILRAGDHVFVVMRSMLRPAVNRIFAAVPESQDTELAPGEFPLHGDTRIRDLRELYDLEIDVKPDLTIADLFRQRLPRERLRAGATVEIGNARLVAHEVTGGGYVELVGLTLESDERAPAPVPEG
- a CDS encoding NAD(P)H-dependent oxidoreductase, whose product is MQESVEGEQRPLLQVVIASVREERKGELVADWFIGEAEKHGAFLVERVDLAEVKLPMFDEPRHPRLRHYEHEHTKAWSRSVERADAFVFVTPEYDYGIPAPLANALQYLVHEWAYKPLGFCSYGGVSAGTRGVQMTKQIATTLKLVPIFEAVAIPFFTEKIDAESGLFEPGPVQEKAAAVMLDEMVRWEGALRTLRTRRP